The sequence TGCGGCGCAGCTCCACGATAGCCAGCGCCTTGGCCGGCGCAATCGCTCGGGGCGAGACCGTCGGGCGCGAGGACGCATCGGCCAAGCCCGCCTGGCCCTGAGCCAGGAAGCGGCCCAGCCATTTGCGCACAGTCGGCGCGGTGACCCCATAGGCGCGGGCCGCTTCAGGCACACAAACTTGATGGGCGATCAATTGCTGGACCATTTCGAGGCGACGTAGGAAGGTCAATCGGGCATGCTTATGGGTGTTCATCCGGCCGGGCTCCTTGAGTGAACTGGGGGGTTGGCGATTTCCAGTTTCTCAAATCCGGTTCGGATGAACCATGCATACAACCTATTGAATCTTCACAGCTAGCCCCACACCTTCAGGGCATAGCCTGCGGCGTAGGCGGCGCTGCCCAAAAAGGCAGCATGACCGAATGACAGCAGTCCGGTATACCCGAGCAGCAGGTTGAAGGCGCAGGCAAACAGCGCGTAGCACATCACCTTCATGGCAAAGATCGGATACACGCCCAGAAAGGGCAGGGCAGCGACGACGATTGCGACGGCAAAGTAGCCCAGAAGTTGACGGTTCATTTCTCTTTTCCAAACAGTCCGGCCGGGCGCAGCAGCAGCACGATGGCCATGATGATGAACACGACGGTGCTGGAGGCTTCGGGCCAGAACACCTTGGTCAGGCCTTCGATCACACCCAGGCCCAGGCCGGTGAGAATCGCGCCCATGATCGAGCCCATCCCGCCAATCACCACTACCGCAAACACCACGATGATGAGGTTCGAGCCCATCAGTGGCGAGATCTGCAGAACGGGGGCGGCCAGCACGCCGGCAAAGCCGGCCAGTGCAACGCCAAAACCATAGGTCAGCGTGATCATGCGCGGCACGTTTACGCCGAAGGCTTCGACCAGACGCGGATTCTCCGTTCCCGCGCGCAACAGGGCGCCCAGACGAGTGCGCTCAATGACGAACCAGGTCACCAGACAGACCACCAGCGATGCGACGACCACCCAGCCACGGTAGATGGGAAGAATCATGAAGCCCAGATTGGTTGCGCCACGCAACAGTTCCGGCGTCGGATACGGCTGGCCGGAAACGCCGTAGATACTGCGAAAAATGCCTTCGATCAGCAGCGTCAGGCCGAACGTCAGCAGCAATCCATAGAGATGATCCAGTTTGTAAAGATGACGCAGCAGTAGGCGTTCGATGATGATGCCAAACAGACCTACTACCAACGGAGCCACGACGAGCATGACCCAGTAGTTCAAGCCGAGGTAGGCCAGCCCCATCCAGGCCAGAAAAGCCCCCAGCATATAGAGCGCGCCGTGGGCGAAGTTGATGACGTTGAGCAGGCCGAAAATGACTGCCAGCCCCAACGAAAGCATGGCATAGAAGGAACCGTTGACCAGACAGAGCAGCAGTTGCCCTAGCAAAACCTGTATCGGGATGCCGAAAATATCAGTCATCTTGAGAAAATCCTGCGCGAGCGATGGTGATCGTTGCGGTGAGCGACGCAGCCTTGCCGGTCAGGCAAGGCTGCGTGAAGAATGGAAAATTTATTTCTTGACCAGCTTGCAGGTCGATTCGGACAACTTGGTGTAGACCTCTTCGCCCGGCAGGGTGGCCACGACCTTGTAATAGTCCCAAGGCGCTTTGGATTCGGCTGGCGTCTTGACCTGCATGAGGTACATGTCGTGGATCATGCGTCCGTCCTCGCGCACATAGCCGCCATGGGCGAAGAAGTCATCGATCTTGTTCGATTTGATTCATTTCATGAGTGCCTCGGGATCGTCCGTGCCGGCGGCCTTGACGCCTTTGAGGTAAAAACTCACGGCCGAATAGTCGGCAGCCTGCAGCATGGACGGCTTGCGCTTGACCTTGTCTTCGAATTTCTTGGCCCAGGCGCGCGAGGCGTCCGATTGATCCCAATACCAACCGTCGGTCAAGTACATGCCCTTGGTGGCCTCCAGGCCCAACGAGTGGATATCGTTGATGAAGACGAGCAGACCCGCCATCTTCATGGTGCTGGTCACGCCGAATTCGTTAGCGGCCTTGATCGAATTGATCGTGTCGCCGCCCGCATTGGCCAGACCCAGAATCTGGGCCTTTGAACTCTGGGCCTGCAGCAGGAAGGATGAGAAGTCCGACGCACCCAACGGCGCGCGCACCTGACCCTTGACCTCGCCGCCCGATGCCTTGACCACATTTGCGGTATCGCGCTCGAGGGCGTGCCCGAAAGCGTAGTCGGCCGTCAGGAAGAACCAGGATTTGCCGCCATCTTTCACCACGGCCGAGCCCGTGCCGCACGCCAGTGCGATGGTGTCATAGGCATAGTGCACGGTATAGGGCGAGCACTGCGAATTGGTCAGGTCAGAGGCGCCGGCGCCGATGGCAAAGAACGGCCGTTTCTTTTCGGCGGCGACCTGGGCCATGGCCAGGCTGGTTGCCGAGTTGGTGCCGCCTATGAGGACGTCCACTTTCTGCTGGTCGAACCACTCTCGGACACGCACCGATGCGACGTCCGCTTTGTTCTGGTGGTCTGCCGTGACCAGTTCGATCTTCTTGCCATTGATGCTGCCGCCGGCATCTTCGATGGCCATGCGGATCGCTTCGACGCCGCCTTTGCCATCGATGTCCGAGAACACGCCCGACATGTCGGTGATGAAGCCGATGCGTATGACGTCATCGGAGATGCCTTGAGCCTGAGCGGGTAGCCCGGCGACTCCCAGGCCCGCAAGGGCCAGTGCTGCAGTGATGGTGCGCAACTTCATGGGATGACTCCTCTTGCTGTGGTGGTACTGACCTGCCCCCAGATTTAGTACGGCACCGACATAGAGCCCAGGGGTAAAAGACCTTCTTTCTGATGAGCCTGCACGAATTGCGCCGGCGTTAAATATCCGAGCGCGCTGTGAGGCCGATCGGTGTTGTACTCGACTCGCCAGTTTTCGATCAAGCTTTTAGCCTGTCGCAGGGACAAGAACCAGTGCTCGTTAAGGCATTCGTCGCGGAACTTGCCGTTGAAACTTTCGATATAAGCGTTCTCCACCGGCTTACCCGGCCGAATAAACGACAGCTTTACGCCTGCTTGGTAGGCCCCAGGCGTCCAAGGCTCTTCCGGCGAACTCTGGCCCGTTGTCCACGGTAATAGATCGCGGCAGGCCACGCATCTCCGCCAGCCGTTGCAGCACCATGGCAACACGCAGTCCCGGCAACGACGTATCGACCTCGATGGCCAGGCATTCGCGAGTGTAGTCATCGACGATAGTCAAACAGCGGAATCGGCGGCCATAGGCTAGGCCGTCGGCCACAAAGTCCATTGACCAACTCTGATTCGGCGCGATTGCCGCTGGGCGAACCACGCGCTCGGTCGCCGCGATTCGCTTACGCTTTCGTTTTCGCACGCTTAACCCTGCCAGACTGTACAGCCGCCAGATTCGCTTGTGATTTGCTTGCCAGCCTTCGCGACGTAAGAGCACATGGATCCTCCGATAGCCGTAGCGTCGTTTCGCCACTGCCATCTCTTTCATGCGCTCGGTCAGCGCAGCATCGCCTGAGCGTGTGCTCTCGTAGGCAAACAGCGACCGCGAAATTCCTACCAGCCCACAGGCCCGGGTAACACCCATGCTGCGCTCGGTCATTAATGTCCTGACCGCCTCGCGTTTGGCCTGCGGGCTGACTACTTTCGGCTTAGCAGATCCTGAAGCGCCGCCTTGTCCAGCATCGACTCGGCCAACAGCTTCTTGAGCTTGTTGTTCTCCTGCTCCAGCTCCTTGAGCCTCTGAGCGTCCGACACCGTCATGCCACCGAACTTCGCCTTCCAGTTGTAGTACGTTGCCTCGGAGATTCCGTGCTTGCGGCACAACTCTGCGGGCTTGGCACCTGCATCGGCTTCCTTGAGCACGCCGATGATTTGCTCTTCCGTAAATCGTTTCTTCATTGCCATTCCTTTGGGAACGGACTCTACATCGATTTCGTACTAATCACGGGGAGCAGGTCAATTCCGCTGTACCCGCGTTGGCTTTTCTAGAAGTTGCGGCGAGTATGAGGCACCTGCTCCCTCTAATTCCATGAGGGTTTTTCATAGGTTTTGCGCTGCGCAATGGGGGAATGTCCGTTGGGCGACATTGCGCCCGGTCGCCAGGGAGGGCGCCGGTTACATGCAGTCATCGCGGCGCACCAATCCGGCCGCGTGATGGCGCGCCGCGTTCAGGTCACGCAGCAGTTTTGCTGCGGAAGTCGCACAGGTCTGCAATACCGCATTGCGGGCACTTGGGCTTGCGTGCGACGCAAATATATCGGCCATGCAAAATCAGCCAATGATGAGCATCCTGTTTGAACTCGGCGGGCACCACTTTTTCCAGCTTGAGCTCGACTTCCCGCACGGTCTTGCCCGGGGCCAGACCGGTACGATTGGAGACGCGAAAGATATGCGTGTCCACCGCCATGGTGGGCATGCCGAAGGCGGTGTTGAGCACGACATTGGCGGTCTTGCGACCTACGCCAGGCAACGCTTCGAGCTCCTCCCGGCTCTGCGGGACATTGCCTCGGTATTGCTCAAGAATGATGCGGCTCGTGGCAATGGCGTTCTTGGCCTTGGTGCGGAACAGGCCGATTGTCTTGATGAACGCGGTCAGACCTTCCTCGCCCAGTTGGACCATGCCTTCTGGCGTGCCATGCCGCGGGAAGAATTTGCGTGTGGCGATGTTGACGGATTTGTCCGTGGCCTGAGCTGACAGCAGAACCGCGATCAATAGCTGAAACGGGGTTTCGTATTCGAGTTCTGTGGTCGGGTGAGGATTGGCAGCGCGCAGGCGCTCGAAGATTTCACGTCGTTTGGCGGCGTTCATGGTGATCTTGGCGGCTTCGCTCAGCCGCGTTGGCTGCGCCGCGCGCGGGCGCGGGCCAGCGCGGCCTCGATGGCAGAGCGCTTTTGCTCTTCATCAGAAAGGCTGGGCGGAGGTTCTGCCGCAGGCGCGTCAGCAGTCGCTGGGGTTTCGGCCATCAGGCGAGCGTTGTCGGAGGTTTCTCGCGCCAGTCTCGCAGCACGATCGATGTGCCGGTTGCGTGCGGCCTGAGCATCCAGATCGGTCCAGACGCGGCCGGCGGGTACCATGTCGATACAGTCCACCGGGCAAGGCGCCACACAGAGGTCGCAGCCGCTGCAAAGGTCGGGCAGCACCGTGTGCATGCGCTTGTTGGCGCCGACAATGGCGTCGACCGGACAGGCCCGGATGCACAGCGTACAGCCTATGCAGTGGGCCTCATCGATGCGGGCGACCAGCAAGGGACCCGGCTCGCCTCGGCTACGATCGAGTGGCAGTTCGGCAGTGGCCAGCAGCGCAGCGAGTGCCTTGACGCCATCCTGGCCGCCTGGCGGGCAGCGATTGATCGGCACGCCTTGTTCAGCGATGGCCTGGGCATACGGACGGCAGCCGTCATAGCCGCATTTAGTGCATTGCGTCTGTGGCAGTATGGCGTCAATGCGGTCGGTGATAGAAAGCGGCATACAAAGTGAAACGGGCCCCACGGGCCCGTCGGAGGTGCGGTGCGGGGCCGTCAGGCCTGACGGATGAATTCTGCAATTTTAGGGCAGACCTGTTCGCGCCAGCGCCGGCCCGAGAAAATGCCATAGTGCCCGGCGCCTTCTACCGTGTAATGCGTCTTGCGTGCAGCGGGGATGCCGCGACAGAGTTTGATGGCCGCGCGGGTCTGGCCTTGGCCGGAAATGTCGTCCAATTCGCCCTCGATGGTCAGCAGTGCGGTTTTCTTGATCGCCTGCGGATGCACCAACTGGCCGTCGATCTGCCAACTGCCTTCGGGCAGGCGGAACTCCTGGAAAACGATGCGTATGGTGTCGAGGTAGAACTCAGCCGGCATGTCCAGCACAGCGTTGTATTCGTCGTAGAAGCGGCGGTACGCGGCCGCGTCGCTGTCGTCGCCACGTAACAAGTCGAGATAGAAATCGTAGTGCGACTTGAGGTGCCGGTCGGGATTCATGGCCATGAAGCCGGCATGCTGCAGAAAACCGGGATAGACCTTGCGGCCGGCACCGGGGTAATTGAGCGGCACCGCGTGAATCAATTGGCTCTCAAACCAGGAGTATGGTTTGGTCGTCGCCAGGTTGTTGACCTGAGTAGGCGATTCGCGTGGGTCAATGGGCCCGCCCATCATGACCATGCTGCGTGG comes from Bordetella holmesii ATCC 51541 and encodes:
- the phaZ gene encoding polyhydroxyalkanoate depolymerase, intracellular family protein: MLYELHEMQRAFLRPLAAFTDASSQLFSSPYSPLAYTPLSRQLAASCELIYRIGKEYQKPAWGLDSTTIDGRAVKVMEAVALDKPFCRLVHFQRDLRRTSAREDPRVLVVAPLSGHHATLLRDTVRALLPAHDVYVADWVDARMVPLSAGPFHLDDYVRYVQDFIRHLGPDLHVISVCQPTVPVLAAISLMASADEAVQPRSMVMMGGPIDPRESPTQVNNLATTKPYSWFESQLIHAVPLNYPGAGRKVYPGFLQHAGFMAMNPDRHLKSHYDFYLDLLRGDDSDAAAYRRFYDEYNAVLDMPAEFYLDTIRIVFQEFRLPEGSWQIDGQLVHPQAIKKTALLTIEGELDDISGQGQTRAAIKLCRGIPAARKTHYTVEGAGHYGIFSGRRWREQVCPKIAEFIRQA
- a CDS encoding branched-chain amino acid ABC transporter, periplasmic branched-chain amino acid-binding protein; translated protein: MKLRTITAALALAGLGVAGLPAQAQGISDDVIRIGFITDMSGVFSDIDGKGGVEAIRMAIEDAGGSINGKKIELVTADHQNKADVASVRVREWFDQQKVDVLIGGTNSATSLAMAQVAAEKKRPFFAIGAGASDLTNSQCSPYTVHYAYDTIALACGTGSAVVKDGGKSWFFLTADYAFGHALERDTANVVKASGGEVKGQVRAPLGASDFSSFLLQAQSSKAQILGLANAGGDTINSIKAANEFGVTSTMKMAGLLVFINDIHSLGLEATKGMYLTDGWYWDQSDASRAWAKKFEDKVKRKPSMLQAADYSAVSFYLKGVKAAGTDDPEALMK
- a CDS encoding branched-chain amino acid transport system / permease component family protein; its protein translation is MTDIFGIPIQVLLGQLLLCLVNGSFYAMLSLGLAVIFGLLNVINFAHGALYMLGAFLAWMGLAYLGLNYWVMLVVAPLVVGLFGIIIERLLLRHLYKLDHLYGLLLTFGLTLLIEGIFRSIYGVSGQPYPTPELLRGATNLGFMILPIYRGWVVVASLVVCLVTWFVIERTRLGALLRAGTENPRLVEAFGVNVPRMITLTYGFGVALAGFAGVLAAPVLQISPLMGSNLIIVVFAVVVIGGMGSIMGAILTGLGLGVIEGLTKVFWPEASSTVVFIIMAIVLLLRPAGLFGKEK
- a CDS encoding putative membrane protein, translating into MNRQLLGYFAVAIVVAALPFLGVYPIFAMKVMCYALFACAFNLLLGYTGLLSFGHAAFLGSAAYAAGYALKVWG
- the nth gene encoding endonuclease III, which encodes MNAAKRREIFERLRAANPHPTTELEYETPFQLLIAVLLSAQATDKSVNIATRKFFPRHGTPEGMVQLGEEGLTAFIKTIGLFRTKAKNAIATSRIILEQYRGNVPQSREELEALPGVGRKTANVVLNTAFGMPTMAVDTHIFRVSNRTGLAPGKTVREVELKLEKVVPAEFKQDAHHWLILHGRYICVARKPKCPQCGIADLCDFRSKTAA
- a CDS encoding integrase core domain protein encodes the protein MTERSMGVTRACGLVGISRSLFAYESTRSGDAALTERMKEMAVAKRRYGYRRIHVLLRREGWQANHKRIWRLYSLAGLSVRKRKRKRIAATERVVRPAAIAPNQSWSMDFVADGLAYGRRFRCLTIVDDYTRECLAIEVDTSLPGLRVAMVLQRLAEMRGLPRSITVDNGPEFAGRALDAWGLPSRRKAVVYSAG
- a CDS encoding electron transport complex, RnfABCDGE type, B subunit is translated as MPLSITDRIDAILPQTQCTKCGYDGCRPYAQAIAEQGVPINRCPPGGQDGVKALAALLATAELPLDRSRGEPGPLLVARIDEAHCIGCTLCIRACPVDAIVGANKRMHTVLPDLCSGCDLCVAPCPVDCIDMVPAGRVWTDLDAQAARNRHIDRAARLARETSDNARLMAETPATADAPAAEPPPSLSDEEQKRSAIEAALARARARRSQRG
- a CDS encoding branched-chain amino acid ABC transporter, periplasmic branched-chain amino acid-binding protein, which gives rise to MREDGRMIHDMYLMQVKTPAESKAPWDYYKVVATLPGEEVYTKLSESTCKLVKK
- a CDS encoding integrase core domain protein, translated to MENAYIESFNGKFRDECLNEHWFLSLRQAKSLIENWRVEYNTDRPHSALGYLTPAQFVQAHQKEGLLPLGSMSVPY